ATTGAGCAGGCCCGGCGGGTCCTGGATGCAACGCGGGTCGACCTCATCTTCCTCGACATCCAGATGCCCGGCGGGTCCGGATTCGATCTTGTGGAAACGCTGGAGCAACGGCCGCATGTGGTCTTTGTTACGGCCCACGACCACTATGCCACGCAGGCGTCAGCGTCACAGGCCCTGGATTTCCTTCTCAAGCCCGTTGATCCCGACCGCCTGGGCGAATCCCTCCAAAAAGTCCTGAGCTATCGCCAAGACTAAGATCATCCACCGGCCTTCCTTAGCCATGGCGTGCCGTCACCGGTCCCTGTGG
This DNA window, taken from Syntrophorhabdus sp., encodes the following:
- a CDS encoding response regulator, translating into MKEGQEREVRVLIVDDERLARVNLKGLLSEHPYVRVVGEARNIEQARRVLDATRVDLIFLDIQMPGGSGFDLVETLEQRPHVVFVTAHDHYATQASASQALDFLLKPVDPDRLGESLQKVLSYRQD